A section of the Rubritalea squalenifaciens DSM 18772 genome encodes:
- a CDS encoding PhnE/PtxC family ABC transporter permease, which translates to MKPPLWSWRRTTITFFFIVFIFCLKDLGLKFNHLPDGADPWQAAKDFFSAALNPAFTDQNPSLPADAKPFLERIGENMLATLRYAFVAMSMALPAGLILGILCSRSWWPKKLQDSTSSSFKHYLLRLPIVLVYLVSRFFTTLIRSVHELIWVMLFLAFLGDSPLTACIAIALPYAGTLAKVFSEIIDEQDARSSDHLVYSGAGSLQAFFAARLPQSLPDLLTYTMYRLECAIRSSAVLGFIGIETIGLTIKQSYENNYYNEVWTGLYSLILVVMAFDILGAHIRKRLHTAPHALLNPDPNNIRALKRHTPRWPFMRLTWTALLFTSVAAWFIGEPLNQYHSHLSRWERTKTFAEGLLPKPVRESHAWSDAIPWAENLWTTNGAEALLSTVIMASAALLLAAIFGYAFVPWASRNIASAKPFGLPSGHTSKVLTRLWSFLGWVVRTLFLIARSIPEFILAFLLIGIIGPHAWPLVIALAIHNFGILGRLWSETHENQDDLVAKQQILSGGSRNQSYLCALLPASFNRQILFIFYRWETCVRESTILGLLSITSLGYYISLESSFLRYDSMLFYILLGTAVIFISDIISVILRAKLKNS; encoded by the coding sequence TTGAAACCGCCATTGTGGAGCTGGAGACGCACCACGATCACCTTCTTTTTCATTGTCTTCATCTTTTGCCTGAAAGATCTGGGGTTAAAATTCAATCACCTCCCTGACGGGGCAGATCCTTGGCAAGCAGCCAAAGACTTCTTTTCAGCCGCTCTAAACCCAGCATTTACTGATCAGAACCCATCACTTCCGGCAGATGCCAAACCCTTCTTGGAACGAATTGGTGAGAACATGCTGGCCACATTACGCTATGCTTTTGTGGCCATGTCCATGGCCCTGCCAGCAGGCCTCATTCTAGGCATCTTATGCTCACGCTCATGGTGGCCTAAAAAGCTTCAAGACTCCACAAGTTCGTCTTTTAAGCATTACCTTCTGCGCCTCCCTATTGTCCTCGTCTACCTTGTAAGCCGCTTTTTTACGACCTTGATTCGTTCTGTGCATGAATTGATCTGGGTGATGCTTTTCCTAGCCTTCCTAGGCGATTCACCACTAACAGCCTGTATCGCTATAGCACTGCCCTATGCAGGGACTTTGGCCAAGGTCTTCTCCGAAATCATCGATGAGCAAGACGCACGGTCCTCAGACCACCTTGTATACTCCGGGGCAGGAAGTCTTCAGGCATTCTTTGCAGCCAGACTCCCTCAATCCTTACCGGATCTTCTCACTTACACGATGTACAGGCTGGAATGCGCTATTCGCTCATCAGCAGTCCTTGGTTTTATCGGTATCGAGACCATCGGTCTAACCATTAAACAGTCCTACGAGAACAACTACTACAACGAAGTATGGACCGGACTGTATTCACTCATCCTGGTTGTAATGGCCTTCGATATATTGGGCGCACACATCAGAAAACGTCTGCACACAGCTCCTCATGCGCTGCTAAATCCGGATCCAAATAACATCAGAGCACTCAAGCGGCACACTCCACGCTGGCCCTTCATGCGTCTGACATGGACAGCCCTTCTTTTCACTTCAGTAGCTGCCTGGTTCATCGGCGAGCCACTGAATCAGTATCACTCCCATCTCAGCCGTTGGGAGCGGACCAAAACATTCGCCGAAGGCTTACTTCCAAAGCCCGTCAGAGAATCTCATGCATGGTCTGATGCCATTCCTTGGGCTGAAAACCTTTGGACCACCAACGGTGCGGAGGCACTCCTCTCGACCGTCATCATGGCATCAGCAGCCCTCTTACTTGCTGCTATCTTTGGCTATGCCTTCGTCCCATGGGCCAGCCGTAATATTGCCAGCGCGAAGCCATTTGGTTTGCCCTCAGGTCATACCAGCAAAGTTCTGACACGCCTCTGGAGCTTCCTAGGATGGGTCGTACGCACTTTATTCCTCATCGCTCGCTCCATTCCTGAGTTTATCCTGGCCTTCCTGCTAATCGGCATTATAGGGCCTCACGCCTGGCCCTTGGTGATAGCACTGGCGATCCATAACTTCGGCATTTTAGGCCGGCTATGGTCAGAGACACACGAAAACCAGGATGACCTGGTTGCGAAACAACAAATTCTCTCTGGCGGCAGTCGTAACCAGTCCTACCTGTGCGCCCTTCTACCAGCATCATTCAACCGGCAGATCCTATTTATTTTCTACCGCTGGGAAACCTGTGTACGTGAATCCACCATTCTGGGCCTCTTATCCATTACCTCTCTGGGATATTACATTTCCTTGGAGTCTTCATTCCTCCGCTATGACTCCATGCTCTTCTACATTCTGCTAGGTACCGCCGTCATATTCATCAGCGACATCATCTCAGTAATCCTCAGAGCCAAACTCAAAAATTCCTAG
- a CDS encoding phosphonate ABC transporter ATP-binding protein, with the protein MIKIVDAYLNFGSTHALANVNLTIDAGEQIALIGPSGSGKSSLLKVLATEHSLNQGEYVYDDTTPANLPARKLQQFRSNIAYIPQDLALIPNLKVSQNVLLGKIGKSHLPATLKDLIFPAAHKIKSVHSILDEVGIKEKIFHRTDSLSGGQQQRVAIARALYQQASSILADEPVSAVDPSRAHSLLSCLTTLSKKHKLTLISSLHNLDYAREFFPRLIGMRAGRIVFDGSPDDFSDDEFRKLYKLSSSHTSDTIE; encoded by the coding sequence ATGATCAAGATCGTCGATGCTTACTTGAACTTTGGGTCGACGCATGCATTGGCGAATGTCAATCTCACCATTGATGCAGGTGAACAAATAGCACTCATTGGGCCCTCAGGTTCAGGCAAAAGCTCTCTCTTAAAAGTACTGGCCACTGAGCATTCACTGAACCAAGGTGAATACGTATACGACGATACTACACCCGCCAATCTTCCGGCACGTAAGCTTCAGCAATTCCGAAGTAATATCGCATACATCCCTCAAGATCTTGCTCTTATCCCAAACCTTAAGGTGAGCCAGAATGTTCTCCTGGGAAAAATCGGTAAAAGCCATCTTCCAGCTACCCTCAAAGACCTCATTTTCCCTGCTGCTCACAAAATCAAAAGCGTTCACTCAATACTCGATGAGGTGGGCATCAAAGAGAAAATATTCCATCGGACTGACTCTCTCTCTGGTGGACAGCAACAACGCGTAGCTATCGCTCGCGCTCTCTACCAACAGGCCTCTAGCATCCTTGCCGATGAGCCGGTGTCAGCAGTAGACCCCTCACGCGCACACTCTCTCTTAAGTTGCCTGACCACCCTGTCGAAGAAGCACAAGCTCACCCTTATCAGCTCTTTGCATAACCTCGATTACGCTAGGGAGTTCTTTCCACGCCTCATTGGCATGCGCGCGGGCCGAATCGTATTCGACGGCTCACCTGATGATTTCTCTGATGATGAGTTCCGAAAACTATACAAGCTCAGTTCCAGTCACACTAGTGATACCATAGAGTGA
- a CDS encoding putative selenate ABC transporter substrate-binding protein: MKAKQILMSAALGGMALSGLTSCGKKAEESTTTDSSNAVLRFSAIPDQDTSAQAELYKPVADYLSKTLNIKVEFVASPNYPASVEKFKGGDVQLAWFGGVTGVQARDAVKGAEAIIAGAEDLKFKSYFIANTSTSLTKSESFPEAIKDLKFTYGSSGSTSGCIMPSFYIMENSGKTPQEFFSQDFGFSGAHDKTAELVQNGTYQAGVLSYTVYEKGVKNGTIDPTKSTVIWETPEYADYNFTAHPVLNEQFGEDFITKLQDALANCEDEAVLKALSRSKLVKVDNSTFEGIAEVMKKVTFDK, translated from the coding sequence ATGAAAGCTAAGCAAATCCTAATGTCCGCCGCACTCGGTGGCATGGCCCTCTCAGGTCTCACCTCCTGCGGTAAAAAAGCCGAAGAATCCACGACCACAGATTCCTCTAACGCCGTACTCCGCTTCTCAGCAATTCCTGACCAGGACACCTCTGCGCAAGCAGAGCTCTATAAACCAGTTGCTGACTACCTCTCCAAAACTCTGAATATCAAAGTCGAATTCGTCGCCTCTCCTAACTATCCTGCATCAGTGGAGAAATTTAAAGGTGGAGACGTCCAGCTTGCATGGTTCGGTGGTGTAACGGGCGTCCAAGCTCGTGATGCGGTTAAGGGTGCTGAAGCTATCATTGCCGGTGCTGAGGACTTGAAATTCAAGAGCTACTTTATCGCTAACACCTCTACTAGCTTAACTAAATCTGAGTCCTTTCCTGAAGCGATTAAAGATCTTAAATTCACATACGGAAGCTCCGGGTCCACTTCAGGCTGCATCATGCCATCCTTCTACATCATGGAAAACTCCGGCAAAACTCCTCAGGAATTTTTCTCACAAGATTTCGGCTTCTCTGGGGCTCATGACAAGACAGCTGAACTCGTTCAAAACGGCACCTATCAAGCTGGCGTACTGAGCTACACCGTTTATGAGAAAGGCGTCAAAAATGGCACCATTGATCCAACCAAATCTACCGTGATTTGGGAAACTCCAGAGTATGCAGATTATAACTTCACCGCACACCCTGTTCTCAACGAACAATTTGGTGAAGATTTTATTACCAAGCTCCAGGACGCCCTTGCAAACTGTGAAGACGAGGCTGTACTCAAAGCCCTCAGCCGCAGCAAGCTGGTCAAAGTAGATAACAGCACTTTTGAAGGCATTGCCGAAGTCATGAAGAAAGTGACTTTCGATAAGTAA
- a CDS encoding exosortase system-associated protein, TIGR04073 family encodes MRKILISSAALILTATTSFADIQAPPGAAYTSTRKLGRAISNILYGIVEIPEQIVRKNEQYGRKAGWSYGLVDGTQRAFSRVGYGFYELVTFRCPTFHGTFKQPYMKCGQDNRIEMNVHDGLSEFPPELGFETYYTGHVRSQKY; translated from the coding sequence ATGAGAAAAATCCTAATTTCTTCAGCAGCCCTTATCCTGACAGCGACGACTTCATTCGCTGACATCCAGGCACCTCCTGGAGCAGCTTACACATCTACACGTAAGCTTGGTCGCGCTATCTCCAACATCCTTTACGGTATTGTAGAGATTCCAGAGCAAATCGTACGTAAGAATGAGCAATACGGCAGAAAAGCTGGCTGGTCATACGGTTTGGTAGACGGTACTCAGCGTGCATTCTCACGTGTTGGTTACGGTTTCTATGAACTCGTTACCTTCCGCTGCCCTACTTTCCACGGCACCTTCAAGCAGCCTTACATGAAGTGCGGTCAGGACAATCGCATTGAAATGAATGTGCATGACGGCCTTTCAGAGTTCCCACCAGAACTCGGCTTTGAGACTTACTACACTGGACATGTTCGCAGCCAGAAGTACTAA
- a CDS encoding serine/threonine-protein kinase, with product MTDERYEIRGKIGQGGVGAVYRAYDTQLRREVAIKRVLTEGGYEDAETATKNLLKEATALSSVQHPHICTVYDAGMDKEGPYVVMELINGKTLDEMVERGTLTYEDFREVAIQSQEAMIAAQDLDLVHRDLKPSNVMVCWLPSGRFQVKLVDFGLAKFSAQPSLQTIDHGDAVFGSIFFMAPEQFERTPLDRRTDMYSLGAMYYFALAGTYPFNGDTAPQVMASHLQNTVQPLHEVRPDLPKWLCDWVMWHISRNMDDRPESARVALEKFISDEASAKNEGAASPAPSSGPQLVIPQTSTQAATVAAGTRLETGTAPQPITPPAGGRSITASQSVRPAAAGGNPLTGATAIQPASAAKPTTHSHPVTSTATAASHTTPAAAPQAAKGSFFSKMSNTTKIVLASVIGAAIIIFGILIISRLSANNETEVFNKLVKQIEDPTAKDIPTSEEELDILLKSLADLKNKDRHAVLLRLQVAKAVDNSFNPDRKILSYATTDAISDTTRENLFQILSRRQNTDVISDLLAYAADHVDQGSSRVAIEAAAKNPKDDDFRSYLNILRISENSQVTKTAEKALQSVISNSYNKTTLTDQLLSTVDQILDESKRLSVIRLLGATGTERARRKIETSLKSDEDGLRIAAAAGYADWPNDQPFDALITAIESEQVPQVRRSMFNSAFELLTADHSHGSPSEAELKWMTISSIAQTDSDKLRIISHLVNANAPYSTKTLEAFTNDRHNETVKDRALRALDKLKNR from the coding sequence ATGACCGACGAACGCTACGAAATAAGAGGAAAAATTGGTCAAGGCGGTGTTGGCGCTGTTTACAGGGCCTACGACACCCAGCTTAGACGAGAAGTCGCCATCAAGCGAGTCCTCACAGAGGGCGGCTATGAAGATGCTGAAACCGCCACCAAGAATCTATTAAAGGAAGCCACTGCCCTATCCTCAGTACAACACCCTCACATCTGTACCGTCTATGACGCGGGTATGGATAAGGAAGGGCCTTACGTTGTCATGGAATTGATCAACGGCAAGACGCTTGATGAAATGGTCGAGCGAGGCACCCTGACCTATGAAGACTTCCGAGAAGTCGCCATCCAGTCTCAAGAGGCTATGATTGCCGCACAAGACTTGGACTTGGTTCACCGTGACCTTAAACCATCCAACGTAATGGTCTGCTGGCTTCCTTCAGGACGCTTCCAGGTGAAACTGGTTGACTTCGGTCTCGCCAAATTCTCCGCACAGCCGTCACTTCAGACGATTGATCACGGTGATGCTGTATTTGGATCCATTTTCTTCATGGCTCCAGAGCAGTTCGAAAGAACGCCTCTCGACCGCCGAACTGACATGTACTCACTCGGCGCCATGTATTACTTTGCACTGGCCGGCACTTATCCGTTTAATGGTGATACTGCGCCGCAGGTGATGGCTAGCCACCTTCAGAATACGGTGCAGCCACTACATGAAGTACGCCCAGACCTGCCCAAGTGGCTCTGTGATTGGGTCATGTGGCACATCAGCAGAAATATGGATGACCGTCCAGAATCTGCCCGAGTAGCCCTTGAAAAGTTCATTTCCGATGAAGCTTCTGCCAAGAACGAAGGAGCTGCCTCCCCTGCACCATCATCTGGCCCACAACTCGTCATCCCACAGACCTCTACGCAAGCCGCTACCGTAGCAGCAGGCACTCGTCTGGAGACAGGCACAGCACCTCAGCCAATCACTCCTCCAGCTGGAGGAAGAAGCATTACAGCTTCCCAGAGCGTGAGACCAGCTGCTGCTGGAGGAAATCCTCTTACTGGCGCCACAGCTATTCAGCCTGCATCAGCAGCAAAGCCGACGACTCACAGCCACCCGGTGACTTCCACCGCGACAGCTGCCAGCCATACAACTCCTGCCGCTGCACCACAAGCAGCCAAGGGCTCATTCTTCTCCAAGATGAGCAACACCACGAAGATTGTTCTCGCCTCAGTCATTGGCGCGGCAATCATCATCTTCGGTATCCTGATCATCTCTCGCCTCTCAGCCAATAATGAGACTGAGGTGTTCAACAAGCTGGTGAAGCAAATTGAAGATCCAACCGCTAAGGACATCCCTACAAGTGAGGAAGAACTGGATATCCTACTGAAGTCACTTGCAGATCTTAAAAACAAAGATCGCCACGCAGTCTTGCTCAGATTGCAAGTAGCAAAGGCCGTAGACAACTCATTCAACCCAGACAGGAAGATCCTCTCCTACGCCACGACTGACGCCATCAGTGACACGACTCGTGAAAATCTATTCCAAATTCTATCCAGACGCCAGAACACGGATGTCATCTCAGACCTCCTTGCTTATGCGGCTGACCATGTAGATCAGGGTAGCTCCCGAGTCGCCATCGAAGCGGCAGCGAAGAATCCGAAAGACGATGATTTCAGAAGCTACCTGAATATCCTGCGTATTTCTGAGAATTCACAGGTTACCAAGACTGCCGAGAAAGCACTTCAGTCAGTCATCAGCAATTCCTACAACAAAACAACACTGACCGACCAACTACTGAGCACCGTTGACCAGATTCTCGATGAATCCAAGCGACTCAGCGTCATCCGCCTCCTTGGTGCTACAGGCACAGAAAGAGCCAGAAGAAAGATCGAAACTTCACTTAAGAGTGATGAAGACGGTCTCAGGATCGCAGCTGCTGCTGGATACGCTGACTGGCCTAACGATCAACCATTTGACGCACTCATTACAGCCATTGAATCCGAGCAGGTCCCACAGGTTCGCCGCTCAATGTTCAACAGTGCTTTCGAGCTTTTGACTGCAGATCACAGCCACGGCAGCCCCAGTGAAGCAGAACTCAAGTGGATGACCATTTCCAGCATCGCTCAGACTGATAGTGACAAGCTCCGCATCATCTCTCATCTAGTGAATGCAAATGCGCCATACTCAACCAAGACCCTTGAGGCTTTCACTAATGACCGTCACAACGAAACAGTGAAAGACCGCGCGCTGAGAGCACTCGATAAACTCAAAAATCGATAA
- a CDS encoding CPXCG motif-containing cysteine-rich protein, producing MDICEVQCPSCFEWFSFIMPPEGESEGQNLDYDCEVCCRPMLISIENGTAHAISLDEC from the coding sequence ATGGATATTTGTGAAGTTCAGTGCCCGAGTTGTTTTGAGTGGTTTTCCTTCATTATGCCACCTGAAGGGGAGAGTGAGGGGCAAAATTTAGACTATGATTGCGAGGTTTGTTGCCGCCCGATGCTGATCAGTATTGAAAATGGCACGGCACACGCGATTTCTTTAGATGAGTGCTGA
- a CDS encoding 5-formyltetrahydrofolate cyclo-ligase: protein MTQLSIAEQKNALRDDIRLKLKSLSKEQLQVSSTSLCKQIAQWLESHPEVHTITSFAHLPFEPDLSSLHQLLPQHRIAYPHATKGGSMEFYQVTCPTQMQAGYYGLRQPIPSGETLVPNNTIDLVLCPAFAFTSNGERLGKGGGYYDRFLSQLKDSCHILGIALPCQMVDHIPTECHDLLVDQVLIA, encoded by the coding sequence GTGACTCAATTATCCATAGCTGAACAAAAAAACGCACTGCGTGATGATATCCGCCTGAAGTTAAAGTCGCTCAGCAAAGAACAACTACAAGTGAGCAGTACCTCCCTCTGCAAACAGATCGCCCAATGGCTTGAGTCCCACCCTGAAGTACACACGATCACCAGTTTCGCCCATCTTCCATTTGAGCCAGATCTCTCCTCGCTGCATCAACTTCTGCCCCAACACCGGATAGCCTATCCTCACGCCACCAAAGGAGGCTCCATGGAGTTTTACCAAGTTACCTGCCCCACTCAGATGCAAGCAGGGTACTACGGCCTGAGGCAGCCAATCCCCAGTGGTGAAACACTGGTGCCCAACAACACTATCGATCTCGTCCTCTGCCCAGCATTTGCCTTCACTTCCAATGGAGAAAGGCTCGGCAAAGGTGGAGGATACTACGACCGCTTCCTATCCCAACTCAAAGACAGTTGCCACATACTGGGAATAGCACTCCCATGCCAAATGGTAGATCACATCCCCACGGAATGTCATGACCTATTGGTAGACCAAGTGCTTATCGCCTAA
- a CDS encoding DUF3820 family protein, protein MDFTEIDRDDFRRLLNDIGNTHMPFGKFGPGNYPPSGVPIMDLPPEYLMWFKERGFPKGRLGELMEMVYEIKGVGMDSLFDPLRQAKGGRVSIRKARKKSFDFDE, encoded by the coding sequence ATGGATTTTACAGAGATAGATAGGGATGACTTCCGCAGGTTGCTTAATGATATAGGGAACACGCACATGCCATTTGGGAAATTTGGTCCAGGTAACTATCCTCCCTCTGGGGTGCCTATTATGGATCTGCCGCCTGAGTACCTGATGTGGTTCAAAGAGCGTGGTTTTCCAAAGGGGCGCCTGGGGGAATTGATGGAGATGGTCTACGAAATTAAAGGTGTGGGTATGGACTCCCTCTTTGATCCGCTGAGGCAGGCGAAGGGGGGGAGGGTCAGTATTCGTAAGGCTCGGAAGAAGAGTTTCGACTTTGATGAGTAG
- the purC gene encoding phosphoribosylaminoimidazolesuccinocarboxamide synthase, producing the protein MEPLYEGKAKRLYATDDPNVLRMEYKDEATAFNALKKAEFANKGRLNTAITLAIYRMLEARGVETHLVDKVDDINLLVKKVDILLVEVIVRNFAAGSFCKRVGVEEGTQFKQPIVEFSYKSDEYGDPLINEDYAREMGLATPEECAELKRKALVVNEVMVDFFQRCGLKLVDFKIEFGRTKDDEAKIVLADEISPDTCRLWDLETGKKLDKDRFRQDLGDVMEAYEEVLKRVEKELS; encoded by the coding sequence ATGGAACCACTTTATGAAGGTAAGGCTAAGCGCCTCTACGCCACTGACGATCCGAATGTGCTTAGAATGGAGTACAAGGATGAGGCTACTGCATTCAATGCTCTCAAAAAAGCAGAGTTTGCGAACAAAGGTAGGCTGAATACTGCGATCACGCTCGCAATATACCGTATGCTTGAAGCTCGTGGAGTGGAGACTCATTTGGTGGATAAAGTAGATGATATTAATCTCTTGGTGAAGAAGGTGGATATCCTGCTTGTTGAAGTGATTGTCCGCAATTTTGCGGCAGGTTCTTTCTGCAAGCGCGTGGGGGTTGAAGAGGGGACGCAATTCAAGCAGCCGATCGTGGAGTTTTCATACAAGAGCGATGAGTACGGTGATCCGCTGATCAATGAGGACTATGCGCGTGAGATGGGGCTTGCGACACCTGAGGAGTGTGCAGAGCTCAAGCGTAAAGCTCTTGTGGTAAATGAGGTGATGGTGGATTTCTTCCAGCGTTGTGGTCTCAAGCTCGTTGATTTCAAAATTGAATTTGGTCGAACCAAGGATGATGAGGCCAAGATTGTGCTGGCTGACGAAATTAGCCCGGATACCTGCCGACTCTGGGATCTGGAGACGGGTAAGAAGCTTGATAAAGACCGTTTCCGTCAGGATCTTGGTGATGTCATGGAGGCCTATGAAGAGGTTCTCAAGCGCGTTGAAAAAGAACTCAGCTAA
- a CDS encoding N-acetylmuramoyl-L-alanine amidase family protein, with protein MQLLTLNALYGWETVQHGGQQYVTAKSIKEFYRFTKFQRSGKTISLSNQGIEVKMTAGSQECFMNSVKFVLSYPVLEISGKYLVSRTDLSKLIDPVLRPSYIRSAGNFRTVIIDPGHGGKDAGAVNQYGTEAGYNLSVARMVRDLLKQQGYNVIMTRDSDTYLTLGQRVELANRYDNAIFISIHFNAGGGSRARGIETFTLSPVGVAHYGRSVKSSDYRVREGNHQDSANIALATAVHGVALQRTKTNNIPDRGIKRARYSVLTSIKHPAILVEGGFMSHPTEARIIHTKNYQKTIAYSIAEGIIRYRSAIQSRAY; from the coding sequence TTGCAACTATTGACCCTGAACGCCTTATACGGCTGGGAAACAGTGCAACATGGAGGACAGCAGTATGTCACAGCAAAGAGCATCAAGGAGTTCTACCGATTTACTAAATTTCAACGTTCAGGAAAAACCATCTCGCTATCGAATCAAGGAATCGAAGTAAAGATGACCGCTGGCAGCCAGGAATGCTTCATGAATAGTGTGAAGTTCGTCCTTAGCTACCCAGTCCTTGAGATTTCAGGCAAATACCTCGTTTCCCGAACTGACCTCTCCAAACTGATCGACCCCGTTCTTCGCCCCAGCTATATCCGTAGCGCCGGCAACTTCCGCACCGTCATCATTGACCCAGGTCATGGAGGCAAAGACGCTGGAGCTGTTAATCAGTACGGCACTGAAGCTGGCTACAATCTCAGCGTCGCCCGCATGGTTCGCGACCTTCTGAAACAACAAGGCTACAATGTCATCATGACGCGCGACTCAGACACCTATCTTACATTGGGTCAACGCGTGGAATTAGCCAACCGCTACGACAACGCCATCTTCATCTCCATCCACTTCAACGCCGGCGGAGGCTCCAGGGCCCGTGGGATTGAGACCTTCACTCTCTCCCCCGTGGGAGTTGCCCACTATGGCCGTAGCGTCAAAAGCTCAGACTACCGAGTTCGCGAAGGCAACCATCAGGATTCGGCCAACATCGCTCTCGCAACCGCAGTACACGGCGTGGCTCTGCAGCGTACCAAGACTAACAATATCCCTGACCGCGGTATAAAGCGAGCACGCTACAGCGTTCTCACTAGCATCAAGCATCCTGCCATTCTCGTCGAGGGCGGCTTCATGAGCCACCCAACAGAGGCCAGAATCATCCACACCAAAAATTATCAAAAGACGATCGCCTATTCCATCGCTGAAGGTATCATCAGATACCGCTCCGCAATCCAAAGTAGAGCATACTGA